The Phlebotomus papatasi isolate M1 chromosome 3, Ppap_2.1, whole genome shotgun sequence genomic sequence CTTAtctcttaaattttaatttggaaaaCAAGTCTTTTCATTGGTAACAATCTTGAGGAAACTGCTGGAACATTTAATGTAACAGCCTCTCATTTCTTTTTATCCTAAtagactttgtaaaaaaaaaaaacataactcgTGAAATGCCATATCTTATTTGATAAATTGAAGGAGATTTGAAGGGCTTTGTTTTTCTTCTGCAATCTTTGCAAGATTTTTCATCACATCAACTCTGTTCTCAGTCTTAATCATACGGTTTATTTTCATGACACAGCGATCTTTGGCATCGCAATAACTGACAATATAAACCACTGAATTATGTACATATAGAAGCCGGTTTTTCGTCTGTGGGGACTTTTTTATGACTTGCCAAACAATTCACTTGCATTCATGCTAATTTCAGCTTCTGCCATATCGAACGtagtagtaaaaaaaaaggcGCCAAATGGAGCCATGGAGAAATGATGGGGATTTCTACGGTGATGTAGGAGGAGGGAGttattggagaaaaaaaaagttgagtgACTTTGAAAAGAGATACATGGTGATTTTCACGTGGTTCCCATtacatattcaattttttctctgattaatcgatgctgtttttttttgctgaacaaTTTTCACGGGGTATAATAGCTAATTTTTAACCTTGTTCACGAGTTggtctttgtttttttaatattgagaTTATtatgttttactttttttttttaaattcggttttaaaattagattttcacAGTGTCATTGGATTTATTCATATAAATCTGTTTTTGGACACGTGTAACTTGGTAAATTAATCCAATTTGAGATAATCGTGATTCTGAGATAAAGAATACTTTGGTTTATATACGTCACAAAgtatataagatttttttttctatttttggtgtataaatgttttttttttggtggtttGAAATATAAAGCAGGGATAAAGAAAATGGGTATGGAATTGTTTTGAGCAATTCATTTGGAATCCTCCGTTCGCCTGATTCTCATATCTCTCtctggatgattttttttgtttgtttgtgaGATATCCTTTCTCTCGAGATAGACAGgctaattaaaattgagcaccacaatttctgcatcgctTATTTTTCATGCATAAGCAGCAAAGGATGCCGATGGGAAATAGGAAAATGGCACAACAAATACCACAGCATGTGTAATCTTCTTCCAATGTACCAATCCGGCAGACAGGGCATCCTCCAACAACAATTATCTGCGGAGGGATATTGATAGTTGTTGACGTTGTTGTTGCTGGAAGGGTCTCCGCGGTAGTTCCGTAGCTCATGGTATTCACAGGGGGTGCAGTCGGTAGGATCGGATAGTACTGCG encodes the following:
- the LOC129806827 gene encoding brain protein I3 — encoded protein: MEKREISELPPSYTEVMQTSTTVTSQPVPMGPPPTGPPQYYPILPTAPPVNTMSYGTTAETLPATTTSTTINIPPQIIVVGGCPVCRIGTLEEDYTCCGICCAIFLFPIGILCCLCMKNKRCRNCGAQF